Sequence from the Mycoplasmopsis columboralis genome:
TATATTTTGATGAATTTTAAAGGTGATTTAGATAGCGTCGAAACACTAGCGCATGAATTAGGGCATTCAATGCATTCTTACTTTTCAGACACTCGACAAACCATTGCAAATAGTGAGTATCCAATTTTCCTTGCTGAAATTGCTTCTATTTACAATGAGTTAATGCTTTTTGATTATTTATTAAAACATTCAAATGACAAAAAACTCAAATTCCAAATTTTAGAAAATATGATTGTTGGATTCATTGGTACAGTTATGCGTCAGGTAGAATGATCAAATTATGAATATAACCTATATAAAGCTATCGAAGAAGGAAAAGCTTTTCAAGCTTCAAATCTTTAAGTGAAATTTATTTGAAAACATGAAAAAATACTCACTTAATCCAAAATTAAATATTCTGATGAAAACACCTTTGC
This genomic interval carries:
- a CDS encoding M3 family metallopeptidase; its protein translation is MKFNEKFNPWDNKRLLVNVKASYSVEEAKELVRESFKPFGNEYMSQINKALDENWVDFMPVNSKRGGAYSIGSSYGLNKKYILMNFKGDLDSVETLAHELGHSMHSYFSDTRQTIANSEYPIFLAEIASIYNELMLFDYLLKHSNDKKLKFQILENMIVGFIGTVMRQVEWSNYEYNLYKAIEEGKAFQASNL